AATTTTGCTGTAGGCAGCATTGATTCGGCTATGCACTTCCTGCATTGCTTCTGGATTGGGGTTAGCCGCGTAATTATCGACTGCTGTAAAGAAATTTTTCATCAGCGTCTTGACGGCTGATTTATATGATTTATTTCGCAGCCGATTACGTTCAGCTACTTCGACACGCTTGATAGCAGACTTGATGTTGGCCACAGTTAAGTCTCAGAAAATTTGATAGATGGAACAAAAAAATACTAGATAGACCAGTATATCATCAATAACGTTTAAAAATTATAGCCGATTTAGTCAATGGTCAGTTTACACTAGCAAATCAGATTAATGAACAAGGATTAGATCTACACGCAAACCTATGTAGCAGGTTAAAATCAAGCCATACAGAGTGAGTAAAAATTAGTCAATGGTCAGAAGTAATTTAGTTATTTGGCAAAATGCTAAGGACTGACGGCTATTGAGTAAATTCTCAACTCTTATAGATAATACCTAAGATGGGCAATGCGACTCCATGCTGCGAATTATTACTGAGCAGACTGAGGCACTAACTGAACTGCGGCGGATCTGCGATCGCACCCACGACGACCAGATTTTTAATAAAGAAGCCACAGTTCGGGAAGTTTTACAAGCAGTTAAACGCCAAGGGGATAAAGCCCTCTTGCACTATACTGCGGAATTTGATGGACAAAATCTAAATATTGAAGATCTCCGCGTCAGTGGCTCAGAAATGGATGCCGCCTATCAACAGGTATCCAAGGAGTTACTAAATGCGATTCAGTTAGCTTGCAAAAATATTGAAGCATTTCATCGGCAACGTGTGCCTAAATCTTGGGTGCAATTTGGTGATGATGATGTCGTTTTGGGTAAGCGATATACGCCTGTAGATCGGGCTGGATTGTATGTTCCAGGCGGTCGTGCGTCTTATCCTAGTACTGTATTGATGAATGCTGTTCCAGCCAAAGTGGCGGGTGTTCCTAAAATTGTGATGGTGACACCTCCAGGGCCAGATAAAAAGGTCAACGCCGCCGTATTGGTGGCAGCCCAAGAAGCGGGAATTGAAGAGATTTATCGAGTAGGAGGAGCGCAAGCGATCGCGGCTTTGGCTTATGGTACAGACACCATCCCCAAGGTAGATGTAATTACTGGCCCAGGGAACATTTATGTTACTTTGGCAAAAAAATTGGTGTACGGCACAGTGGGGATTGATTCTCTGGCTGGCCCATCGGAAGTGTTAATTATTGCGGATCAAACTGCTAATCCTACATATATAGCGGCTGATATGCTGGCGCAGGCGGAACATGATCCGATGGCGGCGGCAATCTTAGTGACAACTGACTCTGTGCTGGCAAAGAAAGTACAGAACGAAGTTGAACAGCAGTTGAGAAATCACCAGCGACGGCTACTGACAGAAAAAGCGATCGCTCATTATGGTTTGATTGTTGTAGTTGATTCTCTAGAAGAAGCAGCAGAACTTTCTAACCATTTCGCCCCAGAACACTTAGAGCTAGAAATAGCAGAACCTTGGGAGTTGCTTAACCAAATTCGTCATGCTGGCGCAATCTTTTTGGGTAACTCGACCCCAGAAGCGGTGGGAGACTATTTAGCTGGCCCAAATCACACCTTACCAACGTCAGGTGCTGCTCGTTATGCTTCTGCTTTGGGAGTAGAAACATTTATTAAACACTCAAGTTTAATTCAATACTCTCCTAAAGCACTACAAAAAGTTGCTAATGCTATACAGGTTTTAGCTGATGCTGAAGGTTTACCATCCCATGCTGATTCAGTAAGACTGCGGACGCAGGGTAACAGCGAACTTTGAGCCGCTTTAAAACTTTCCTTTTTTTAAGTAATAACAACTTTGTTGCGCTTTGGTAGCCAAAACCTTGACTTTAGGGCGACAATCCTAAAAGCTGATCCTGGTGCTGATCGCTGAAAGGAGAAAAGTGGTGCTAAAAACTATCTTGGTGGCTCTTGACGAATCAGAACTATCAGAGCGCGTAATTAAACAATTGGGGCAATTGCAACTACAACCAACAGCTAAGGTTATTCTGTCTCATGTTATGCCCTCTAATAGATATGAGGTAGATGTGGCAGCAGACCGACCTCACACCCAATCTGAGGAGTTACCTTATCGACAAATTGAAAAACAGTTAGAATTTTACCAAGCTCAACTTCCCTGTGAGAGTCAACTAGAAATTGTCACAGGTGAGCCAGCAGAGGAAATTATCCGTCTGGCATATATTTATAAGGCTGAGTTGATTGTAATTGGCAGTCGCGGGCTTACAGGGATGAAGCGAATTTTACAAGGCTCAGTTAGTAGCCAAGTAGTTGCTGATGCGCCTTGTTCGGTGCTAGTAGTTAAACCCCAATAGCACACTGAGGTTGTGCCGTATTTTACTGCCTTTTGTGAGTGCAGTGGAGGCTGAGAGGAGAGGTAAGGAAATAAATGTTTTTAAATGAACATTTGCACAATAATTTCGCAGGTAGCGTTAGCTTAGTGATTGATAACTGAAGATTCATGCCCAGCAGTTCTATTGGCAATAATAAATCCCGTGTGGTTGTAATCGGGGCTGGGATTGGTGGTTTAACAACAGGGGCGTTGTTAGCTCGTCGCGGCTATCAAGTGTTAATTTTAGACCAAGCTTTAGTACCAGGAGGATGTGCTTCAACCTTTAAACGTCAAGGGTTTACTTTTGATGTTGGGGCAACTCAGGTAGCGGGACTGGAACCTGGTGGAATTCACTACCGGATTTTTAAGGAACTAGAGGTGGAAATTCCACCAGCAACGTATTGTGATCCAGGTTGTGCTGTTTACTTACCTGGTGAAGTAGCGCCGATTAATGTTTGGCGTGACCCGCAGAAGTGGCAGATAGAAAGGCAACGTCAATTTCCTGGTAGCGAACCTTTTTGGCAGTTATTGGCTAAGTTATTTGAGGTTAGCTGGGAGTTTCAATCCCGTGACCCTGTTTTGCCACCACGCAATTTATGGGATTTGTGGCAATTGGTGTCGGCGGTTCGCCCTAATACGATGATTACTTTGCCATTTACTTTGTTAACTGTGGGCGATGCGCTCAGGCTGTATGGACTTGGTGACGATCAACGTTTGAGAACGTTTTTGGATTTACAATTAAAGCTTTATTCTCAGGTAAGTGCAGAAGAAACAGCACTATTATACGCGGCTACAGCTTTGGGTGTATCTCAAGCACCTCAAGGGTTGTATCATCTTCATGGTAGTATGCAGGTATTGAGCGATCGCCTAGTTCTAGCTCTACAAAAATACGGCGGTCAGCTATTAATGCGCCATACGGTTGAAGGTATAAATGTTGAAAGTTCAGGCGCTGCGAGTATTGTTATTCATAATCAGAAAACTGGAGAAGTTTGGAAGGAACCAGCAGATCACGTAGTTGCTAATGTTACCGCACAAAATTTGGTGCAGTTGTTGGAACAAGTACCAGCAGGTTATCAACAGCGCGTGGATAAACTACCACCTGCATCGGGTGCTTTTGTAGTGTACTTAGGGGTTGATCAAAGTGCAATTCCCTCAAATTGTCCACCTCATTTGCAGTTTCTTTATGACTACGACGGTGTAATTGGGGAAAATAACTCTTTGTTTGTATCGGTAAGTAAACCTGGGGATGGTCGTGCGCCAGCAGGGAAAGCGACTATTATTGCTTCTTCGTTTACAGATACAAGGATTTGGTGGCAGTGTGAGAATTATGAGGCACTAAAACAGCAGTATACCGAAGAAGCGATCGCTCGTCTTTCTCAATACTTCCACCTGACACCAGAGACAATAGTATATACAGAATCGGCAACTCCCCGCAGCTTTGCTCGTTTTACTGCTCGCGATCAGGGTATTGTTGGCGGTATTGGTCAACGAGTCTCCACTTTTGGCCCCTTTGGTTTTGCTAACCGCACACCTATTAAGCGTTTATGGTTAGTCGGAGATTCTACCCATCCTGGTGAAGGGACGGCAGGGGTTAGCTACTCTGCTCTCACAGTTGTTAGACAAATTGAGGCAAGCTGATTTTCTACTCAGAAATATGCCTTTTCTGTTTATGGCAACGCTGGCGGTTGGATAGACCCCTGCCAAACTCTAATTTGTTGTTGGGCGCTATCATAAGCGTCGGTTCTAGGGGGGATATTTTTAGCAATAGCGATCGCACCTTGTACATCTCTAACTGCCATTGCTTGCGCCATTGCTAACAGTTGATTACTCCAACGATTAACTGCGTCGTTAGCGTCGGCGCGTAGTTTAGAAGCAGTAGGTACTTGTCTAGCTGCTTGAATGGCTGCTGCAAGGGCTTCTGGGGTACTATTACTGGCTAATTGGTAGGCTGAATTGAGATTTTGTTCGGCTTGTAATTTTGTTTGCCAAGTTCTAATTTTGGCAGCCGCAGCACTGGAAAGCACCCTTCCTGATTTAATCTGTTGGGCTGTAACGACCGCATCGTTGAGATTACCTGCATTTGCCTGAGATTCGGCTTGGTCAAGCAGAGGTTGGTCTTGCGAACGTTGAAGCTGATCAAGCCATCGTCGAATTTTATCCTTAGCTTCCCCGTATAATACTCGTCCTGGTCTAATTTGTTGAGCTACAGAAATTGCTCTGCTCAAATTGCCTGAATTTGCTTGAGATTCAGCTTGGTCAAGTACAGGTTGGTCTTGCATACGCTGAACTTGTTGAGTCCAATCTCTAACATTATTTTGAGCTTGTTGATAAAGCGCCCTACCTCGGCGAATTTGGCTTGCTTGGGCGATCGCATTTTGGAGAGAGCCAAGATTGCCGAAACTCGCCATCTGTTGAGCACGATCTAATAATGGTTGGTCTTCAATAGTTTCTACTTGAACTACCCAACGATTAACTTGATTTCTCGCTTCACTACCACGAGGGTTACTCCCTGGAATTAACGCCGCCTCTGCAATTGCTGTCCTTAAATCATTCACTTGACCAGAACTCGCAAAAGTACGCGCTCGATCTAAATGTGCGACATCTTGAATTTCTAGCTGCCAACGCCCAATTAATTGTTGTGCTTTAGCGTATAAAGGACGGTCGTTAGTAAGTTTTTGAGCAACAGTTATTGCTTGTTCAAGGTCTGGAATTGTGCCTTCTTGGGCGCGAGATAAGGCATTAGCTAAGTCACTCAAATCTTGAAATTCTGCGTCTAATTTCAGGCTGGTGGATTTGGTAGTAGCAATTTTCTGGACGCTTTGCCAGTCGCCCTTGTCTAACAATTCCTGCGCCAATTCTAAAAGCTGCTCACCGCATTTAATGATGAAATCTTGGGCTTTCTTGTAAAAATAACTTTGGGAACCAAGTTTTTCAGCTATATTAACTGCCTCTAACAGATTGTCTAATCCTCCTTTTTTAGCTAGCCTATCAGCTTTATCCAACTTGTTACTATCTTCTTTAGCTACCTGAATGAGATTAACCAGTTCATCAAATTTAGTAGTTGACCAATAATTATTCGATAGGTTAGTTAGTTTAACTGCTTCTCGAAAAGCTTCACGCCACTTAGATAAACCCAGAAATTCTTCTACTTTTTGATAAATATCTTCTGCTTGTGTCCAAACTGCTTGCCAATGTTCAATCCGTGCCTCTACCAAATTATATGCAGGAGTTTTAGAGGGAATTTTTCTAGCAGTTGCGATCGCTTCATCCAAATTACCATCTTGAAACGATTGATCCGCCAGTTTCAAAATATCCAGCGCCCACTCTTCAATTTTGCGGTTAATTTCAGATCTGAGCGGGTGGTTAGACGGTAAACTATCAACTAATGCGATCGCCTCTAACAAGTCATCAACCGTCTGCTTATTAGCTGCCAAATCAGCACAATACATTCGCAACGAAGCTGAAGCCATTGGCCAATAAATTGCTGGGCAATTTGGTAGCGCGGGAAGCTTAAATAGCAACGCCATCGCCGTAAATCCAAATGTCCCAGACACAACCACTGTAACTATTGCCCAAAATTTTAAACTTGTAGGCAAACGCAGACGGTTAGCCCAACGGATCACCATATTCGGTGTATCATCTTCGAGTTCTTCTCTCATTGGGCTAAGCCTATGCCCAAATCGTGTCCCGCGTCGGCGTGGGGGTGCTAACCCATCGCGATTTGAAGACTTATTACCAGACCAACGGTCTGGAATATCGGGATTTCTAGCCATGTTATTACAACCCCGTTGTTTGTCTTATATAATCTTTTATGACACAGGCAGTAGTTGCAATCCTACTGCCCCTTGAAAGAAATAACTACATCGTTAGAAATAAAAGCAATTAGCTCTTTTCAGGCTCACCATTAAGCCATAGTTTGGGCTTAATTTATCCAGTGGCAACTAACCGCTCTAACTATATTGCCAAATCGCTTACGCCTCACACCACCCAAATTAACACCACTAAAAAACTAAACAGGTTGCGATCGCAAATCTTCAATTAGCTCAGTTAATTCATCACTGCTAGCTTGGTAAACTTCCCCACAAAAGTGGCAGGTTGCTTCTGCTCCATTATCTTTCTCAATCATATCCTGTAGCTCTATTTCTCCAAGCATTTTCAAAGCGCCCATAACTCGCTGCTTTGAGCAACCACAGTGAAAACGCAACATTTGCACTTCTGGGAAAATCACCAGATTCATATCTCCCAACAGTTGTTGAAAGATTTCTGGCAATGTTTTACCTGCTTGTAACAACGGGGTAAAGCCTGATAGCGTAGCAATTCGTGATTCTAATGTTTCTACTAAAGCTTCGTCTGTTGCTGCTTTGGGCATCACTTGCAGCAATATGCCACCCGATGCCTGCACACCCTCAGCGTCAACGAATACACCTACAACCACTGCCGAAGGAGTTTGTTCTGAATTGAGCAAGTAGTGGGCAATATCGTCGCCGATTTCCCCAGAAACTAGCTCAACAGTACTGGAATATGGGTAGCCATATCCGACATCACGCACTACATAAAGATAACCCTCACCAATTGCTCCACCAACATCTAGTTTGCCTTTAGCATTTGGTGGTAGTTCAACAGATGGATTTTCTACATAACCGCGTACTGTTCCATCTAATCCAGCATCTACCAAAAGTCCACCCAATGGGCCATCACCCTTAATCCGAATATTGACTCTTGACTGCTGGGGTTTCATGCTAGAAGCTAACAACAGTCCAGAGGACATACTGCGTCCCAACGCTGCTGTAGCTACATAAGAAAGCTTGTGCCGCCTTCTAGCTTCTTCTGTGAGGCGAGTTGTAATGACACCAACGGCTCTAATTCCACCATCAGCCGCAGTGGCACGAATTAACTGATCAGCCATGAAAAATTTTACGCTTTTTAACAAATTTACTTCGATATTAACGAACATCACGGCTGGGCTGTTGCCATTTTTACTCGTTAAGCTGAGTATCAAGTAGAAACTTTTCTTGTTAGTAGCAATTGGAAATATGCTAGGAACCTTTCAACAGAGTGCTATCCGGATTGAAGTTGAAGCGCCAGCAAGCGTTATTCACGATAGTCTGGTGCGTCTTAGCCATCTGCGCCGATGGCTTTTACCTCAGCAATTTGCATCGGGATTACCAGAACAATTACATCAAGGCTTAACATTTAATAGCTCAATTGGATTAGTTGTCATCCAACATCAAGTAGAAGTAGCAGAGTTTAACTGCTTACGTCTGTTATTAAGCCAAGGAATTGACGGTTATCACGAGTGGTATTGGGGCGAAGGTTGGGTGCAGTCTCGCTTGGAAGGAATTTCTATATTGCCATTAAATTTGAGTCAAACCTTTAGTTTGTTGCGCCTACGGGAATTTTTAGTTTCTCAGCGAAGTGTTGGAAATTAAGAAATCCTCAGTTAGGTATGAGTAAGATTAAAAAAGAAAAAGCTGATCCGCAAAAAACTCATGACCTCAACCCTGCTTAAGCCTTCCCGATTGAATGCACCCACACTCCATCAGCTATCTAATGGGCTGACCATCATAGCAGAGCAACTCCCAGTGGAAGCTGTTAATCTTAGTCTCTGGGTAGGTGTTGGTTCTGCTGTGGAGTCAGCAGAGATCAACGGCATGGCTCACTTTTTGGAACACATGGTATTTAAGGGGACACCTCAACTACCTAGTGGAGAGTTTGAGCGTTTGGTTGAGGAGCGAGGGGCTGTCACTAATGCTGCTACCAGCCAGGATTATACACACTACTACATTACGACAGCACCCAAAGACTTTGCTGATTTAGCGCCTTTGCAATTCGATGTAGTAATGAATCCTACAATTCCCGATCAGGCTTTTGAACGCGAGCGATTGGTGGTTTTAGAGGAGATTCGCCGCTCAGAAGATAATCCTAGCCGTCGTATTTACCAAAGGTCAATTGATGTAGCATTCGGAAAATTACCCTATCGTCGCCCAGTATTAGGGCCAACAGAGGTAATTGAAAAGCTGACGGCTCAACAAATGCGGGATTTTCATAGCAAATGGTATCAGTCAAGTTCGATTACTGCTGTTGCAGTGGGGAATCTACCAGTTGAACAATTGATTGAAACTGTCACAGAAAGTTTTAATGCCAAAAAAGTTAGGAATGATTATTTAAAAAATTCTCAGCTAACTCAAAAGTCAGGATGGGAACACACACCCGCTTACGAAGCTCAAAAGTTGATTGCTGAACCTGAACAACCTTTTAAGGAAATTGTGCGTCGAGAGTATGTTGATGATAGCCTTCAGCAAGCTCGATTAGTGATGGTTTGGCGGGTTCCAGGGTTAAGTCAATTATCCCAGACTTACGGTTTGGATGTTTTGGCAGCAATTTTAAGTCATGGTCGGATGTCTCGGCTAGTGAGAGATTTACGGGAAGATC
The DNA window shown above is from Oculatellaceae cyanobacterium and carries:
- the crtD gene encoding C-3',4' desaturase CrtD translates to MPSSSIGNNKSRVVVIGAGIGGLTTGALLARRGYQVLILDQALVPGGCASTFKRQGFTFDVGATQVAGLEPGGIHYRIFKELEVEIPPATYCDPGCAVYLPGEVAPINVWRDPQKWQIERQRQFPGSEPFWQLLAKLFEVSWEFQSRDPVLPPRNLWDLWQLVSAVRPNTMITLPFTLLTVGDALRLYGLGDDQRLRTFLDLQLKLYSQVSAEETALLYAATALGVSQAPQGLYHLHGSMQVLSDRLVLALQKYGGQLLMRHTVEGINVESSGAASIVIHNQKTGEVWKEPADHVVANVTAQNLVQLLEQVPAGYQQRVDKLPPASGAFVVYLGVDQSAIPSNCPPHLQFLYDYDGVIGENNSLFVSVSKPGDGRAPAGKATIIASSFTDTRIWWQCENYEALKQQYTEEAIARLSQYFHLTPETIVYTESATPRSFARFTARDQGIVGGIGQRVSTFGPFGFANRTPIKRLWLVGDSTHPGEGTAGVSYSALTVVRQIEAS
- a CDS encoding pitrilysin family protein, giving the protein MTSTLLKPSRLNAPTLHQLSNGLTIIAEQLPVEAVNLSLWVGVGSAVESAEINGMAHFLEHMVFKGTPQLPSGEFERLVEERGAVTNAATSQDYTHYYITTAPKDFADLAPLQFDVVMNPTIPDQAFERERLVVLEEIRRSEDNPSRRIYQRSIDVAFGKLPYRRPVLGPTEVIEKLTAQQMRDFHSKWYQSSSITAVAVGNLPVEQLIETVTESFNAKKVRNDYLKNSQLTQKSGWEHTPAYEAQKLIAEPEQPFKEIVRREYVDDSLQQARLVMVWRVPGLSQLSQTYGLDVLAAILSHGRMSRLVRDLREDRRLVSQIGASNITHLLQGLFYIGAQLPAENLVEVEAAIAQHIRTIQTELITEAEIARLQTQVANRFIFSNETPSARAGLYGYYQSMVGDLAPALNYPARIQALDAVDLQTAAQRYLSPDAYGVIVSKPTAS
- the rpsT gene encoding 30S ribosomal protein S20, whose product is MANIKSAIKRVEVAERNRLRNKSYKSAVKTLMKNFFTAVDNYAANPNPEAMQEVHSRINAAYSKIDKAVKRGVLHRNNGANKKSRLVSYLKRHQTPAAS
- the hisD gene encoding histidinol dehydrogenase, whose product is MLRIITEQTEALTELRRICDRTHDDQIFNKEATVREVLQAVKRQGDKALLHYTAEFDGQNLNIEDLRVSGSEMDAAYQQVSKELLNAIQLACKNIEAFHRQRVPKSWVQFGDDDVVLGKRYTPVDRAGLYVPGGRASYPSTVLMNAVPAKVAGVPKIVMVTPPGPDKKVNAAVLVAAQEAGIEEIYRVGGAQAIAALAYGTDTIPKVDVITGPGNIYVTLAKKLVYGTVGIDSLAGPSEVLIIADQTANPTYIAADMLAQAEHDPMAAAILVTTDSVLAKKVQNEVEQQLRNHQRRLLTEKAIAHYGLIVVVDSLEEAAELSNHFAPEHLELEIAEPWELLNQIRHAGAIFLGNSTPEAVGDYLAGPNHTLPTSGAARYASALGVETFIKHSSLIQYSPKALQKVANAIQVLADAEGLPSHADSVRLRTQGNSEL
- a CDS encoding universal stress protein; translation: MLKTILVALDESELSERVIKQLGQLQLQPTAKVILSHVMPSNRYEVDVAADRPHTQSEELPYRQIEKQLEFYQAQLPCESQLEIVTGEPAEEIIRLAYIYKAELIVIGSRGLTGMKRILQGSVSSQVVADAPCSVLVVKPQ
- the hslO gene encoding Hsp33 family molecular chaperone HslO, which codes for MADQLIRATAADGGIRAVGVITTRLTEEARRRHKLSYVATAALGRSMSSGLLLASSMKPQQSRVNIRIKGDGPLGGLLVDAGLDGTVRGYVENPSVELPPNAKGKLDVGGAIGEGYLYVVRDVGYGYPYSSTVELVSGEIGDDIAHYLLNSEQTPSAVVVGVFVDAEGVQASGGILLQVMPKAATDEALVETLESRIATLSGFTPLLQAGKTLPEIFQQLLGDMNLVIFPEVQMLRFHCGCSKQRVMGALKMLGEIELQDMIEKDNGAEATCHFCGEVYQASSDELTELIEDLRSQPV